From Chelatococcus sp. YT9, a single genomic window includes:
- the glgB gene encoding 1,4-alpha-glucan branching protein GlgB, producing the protein MMFEEVPLSPERAGHPLLHVDEATIHALAQGRLADPFSVLGPHGSGEERIVRAFMPGARAVTVVARDGQPLASLAAPDHPALFVGFVGDTTPYNLRVTWPGAAGDVVDERADPYSFGPVLGDLDLHLIAEGRHRSLWEALGSHPRVMDGVDGVSFAVWAPNAMRVSVVGDFNAWDGRRHPMRLRHAAGVWEIFIPALRSGERYKYEIVASNGNVLPLKADPIALATEPPPATASVVPAKAVNAWTDAEWMAARAARHRPDAPIAIYEVHSASWLRDEDGGVPDWDDLAERLVPYVVEMGFTHVELMPVMEHPFGGSWGYQPLGLFAPTARHGATEGFARFVDACHRAGIGVILDWVPAHFPSDVYGLAQFDGTALYEHSDPREGFHQDWNTLIYNLGRREVAGFLVASALFWLQRFHVDGLRVDAVASMLYRDYSRGPGQWVPNIYGGRENLEAVAFLKHLNEVIAEVCPGTMTIAEESTAWPGVSKPVAEGGLGFSYKWNMGWMHDTLQYIERDPVYRSYHHDEIGFGLVYAFSEKFVLPLSHDEVVHGKRSLLGKMPGDRWQRFANLRAYFGFMWSHPGKKLLFMGGEIAQEREWNHDRAIDWDLLAEPEHGGIQRLVRDLNRVYRAERALHERDSEGAGFRWIVGDDRKNSVFAFLRTGREGRPVLVVINMTPVPHADYHVGVPQGGRWAEILNSDAAIYGGSNMGNAGGVEANRQPSHGEPFSLSLTIPPLATILLTPDT; encoded by the coding sequence ATGATGTTTGAGGAGGTTCCCTTGTCTCCCGAGCGCGCCGGCCACCCTCTTCTTCACGTCGATGAGGCCACCATCCATGCGCTCGCGCAAGGCCGCCTTGCCGATCCGTTTTCCGTACTCGGCCCGCATGGGTCAGGCGAGGAGCGGATTGTCCGTGCCTTCATGCCGGGCGCGCGCGCGGTCACTGTCGTCGCTCGTGACGGCCAGCCCCTTGCCTCGCTCGCAGCCCCCGATCACCCTGCACTCTTCGTCGGCTTCGTCGGCGACACGACCCCTTACAATCTGCGCGTCACATGGCCCGGGGCCGCAGGCGATGTCGTGGACGAGCGCGCCGACCCCTATTCCTTTGGCCCGGTGCTGGGCGACCTAGATCTGCACCTGATTGCGGAGGGCCGTCATCGTTCCCTCTGGGAAGCCCTGGGATCGCATCCGCGCGTGATGGATGGGGTTGATGGTGTTTCCTTTGCAGTGTGGGCCCCTAACGCCATGCGCGTTTCTGTCGTCGGGGATTTCAACGCCTGGGACGGGCGCCGCCACCCGATGCGCCTGCGCCACGCCGCTGGAGTGTGGGAGATCTTCATTCCGGCGCTGCGCTCAGGCGAACGCTACAAGTATGAGATTGTTGCAAGCAACGGCAATGTCCTGCCCCTGAAAGCCGATCCGATCGCCTTGGCGACGGAACCGCCGCCCGCTACGGCTTCGGTCGTGCCGGCCAAGGCTGTTAATGCCTGGACTGATGCCGAATGGATGGCGGCCCGCGCTGCTCGGCACCGGCCCGATGCGCCCATCGCGATCTATGAAGTGCATTCGGCTTCTTGGCTGCGTGATGAAGACGGAGGCGTGCCGGACTGGGACGACCTGGCGGAGCGGCTCGTGCCCTATGTTGTCGAGATGGGTTTTACCCATGTCGAGCTCATGCCAGTTATGGAACACCCCTTCGGCGGCTCATGGGGGTACCAGCCACTCGGCCTCTTCGCGCCAACCGCGCGGCATGGTGCAACCGAGGGCTTCGCACGTTTCGTGGATGCCTGCCACCGTGCCGGGATCGGCGTCATCCTGGACTGGGTACCCGCCCATTTTCCCTCGGACGTCTATGGTCTCGCGCAATTTGACGGGACCGCACTCTATGAACATTCCGATCCGCGAGAGGGATTCCACCAGGATTGGAATACGTTGATCTACAATCTCGGCCGGCGGGAGGTGGCGGGTTTCCTCGTAGCCAGCGCCCTCTTCTGGCTGCAGCGCTTTCATGTGGATGGTCTGCGTGTCGATGCGGTGGCATCCATGCTTTACCGCGACTACAGCCGGGGGCCGGGGCAGTGGGTGCCAAATATCTACGGTGGGCGGGAGAACCTGGAAGCCGTCGCCTTTCTCAAGCACCTCAACGAGGTGATCGCGGAGGTCTGTCCCGGGACGATGACGATCGCCGAGGAATCCACGGCCTGGCCGGGTGTCTCGAAGCCGGTGGCCGAGGGTGGGCTGGGCTTCTCCTACAAATGGAACATGGGGTGGATGCACGATACACTTCAGTATATCGAGCGCGACCCCGTTTACCGCAGCTACCATCATGACGAGATCGGTTTCGGCCTCGTCTATGCCTTCTCAGAAAAATTCGTTCTCCCCCTGTCCCATGACGAGGTGGTGCACGGCAAACGCTCCCTCCTCGGCAAGATGCCCGGCGATCGGTGGCAGCGTTTCGCCAATCTCCGGGCCTACTTCGGCTTCATGTGGAGCCATCCCGGCAAGAAGCTCCTGTTCATGGGCGGCGAGATCGCCCAGGAACGCGAGTGGAACCATGATCGCGCTATCGACTGGGATTTGCTCGCTGAGCCGGAGCACGGCGGCATACAGCGTCTGGTGCGGGATCTGAACCGCGTCTATCGCGCCGAACGTGCCTTGCACGAACGCGACAGTGAGGGCGCGGGCTTCCGGTGGATCGTGGGCGACGACCGCAAGAACAGCGTTTTCGCTTTCCTACGGACTGGTCGTGAGGGGCGTCCGGTTCTGGTCGTCATCAATATGACTCCTGTGCCCCACGCGGACTATCATGTCGGTGTGCCGCAAGGAGGCCGCTGGGCCGAGATCCTCAATAGCGACGCTGCGATCTATGGCGGCAGCAACATGGGTAATGCCGGTGGCGTCGAGGCCAACCGACAGCCAAGCCACGGCGAGCCCTTCTCGCTGTCGCTCACAATTCCGCCCCTCGCCACGATCCTTCTCACACCGGATACTTAG